In Dehalococcoidia bacterium, the sequence GAAGGCGTCGATGGAGCCGTAGCGGCCGATGCCCACCGGATAGCCGGAAAGCGACATGATGGCGGGCTCGCGCGAGCCGGCGGCGATCTCCTGGAGCGCGGAAGTTGTCCAGCGCTCCCAGCCCGTGATGTGTCCGATGATCTCCTTCATGGTGCGGCCGTCGGCCGTCCACGGCGTCGATGCCTGCTCGCCGCTCATCTCCTGCGTCTCCTTCATCAGCGCGTAGCGGCACGAACGCATGATCTCGATCAGCCTTCGCTTCTGCTCTTCGCCGCGCAGCGATAGGGCGATGCGCAGTTCGTCGTGGAGCGACAGCGGCGGCGCGCCGGGCTCGCGCGATGGTGCGGCGGGCGGTTCGATCGCGAAGGGCGCGGGCACGGCGCGTACTTCTACGCTGTCGCGCTCGTCGTCTGACCCCGCGGACGGCGCCGCTTGCGACGATCCGGCGCCGGCGGGCGCGATTGCGCCGGGCATGTGCTCCGGCGTGCCGAATTCGTGCGGCGTCTCCTCTTCGAGCGTGACAGGGGCGGCGGCAAAACCGTTCGTCGACGGCCAGGGATTCGACCCGAGCGGCTTGCGGCTGTACACCACGATGCTCTTGGGGAGAATGCGGTTGCCGATGTCATCGAGCGCGCTGACGATGCGCGATGCGCGCGTGCGCGGCGAGTCGAGGGCGCGCCGAAAGACGCTGGTAACAGGCCCTTGCTTGCCCCAGTCGCTCCAGAACGCGATGTGACTGAGCCAGTACAGCGTTTCGAGCGAATGACGGTATCGCACGGCGTAGGGGTGCAATCCCGCCGCGCGCAGCAACTGCACGACGCGCTTGCGCTCGTAGATGCGCACGTGGCCACCGGCGTGCGTGCGGTAGTTCTTCGAGAGCTTCCAGAACACCTTCTCGGAGTACTCGTCGGGGACGCTGACGGCGAGGATGCCACCCGGCTTCAGCACGCGCACGAGTTCGCGCGCGAGCAGCGCGTCGTCATCGACGTGCTCGAGCGTCTCGGTGCAGATCACGCGGTCGAACGCGTCATCGACGAAGGGCAGGCGCTCGCCGGCGGTCTGCAGCCAGTGCACGCGCGCTCCGACCTCGTCGCGGCGACGCATGATCTCGACGAGAAAGCGGCCGATGCGCAAGTCGTTGCGCGAGATGTCGGCGCCGAGCACCGTCGAGGGCTGGCGCGCCAGTTCGAGCACGTGGCGGCCGGTGCCGCAGCCAAGATCGATCACGCGATCGCTCGCGGAGATATCGAGAAGCTGCGGGTCAATGGACTGGAAGCGATCGAGCGGCATCCTTGCGTCCTCCCTATCCGTCGCCGGCGCCGACGGTGCGTGCGCTGCCGCCCGTCATGGTGCGGGGCTGACGGCGCGCCGCGCAACCCGGCTTGCGAACATGTAGTGGGGGCGGCCATCCCGAAAGTCGCTGAAGACGACGGGCTGGAAGACGCCGCTTAGCGGCACCTGCTGCACGAACAGCGCCGCATCGACCGGATACATGGGTACGGCGGGGAACTGGTCTTCGGCCGTGGCCAACGGACCGGTGTTCACGGTCTCGACCATGAGACGGCCATCGTTCAAGGTGATCGTGATACGGAGG encodes:
- a CDS encoding methyltransferase domain-containing protein → MPLDRFQSIDPQLLDISASDRVIDLGCGTGRHVLELARQPSTVLGADISRNDLRIGRFLVEIMRRRDEVGARVHWLQTAGERLPFVDDAFDRVICTETLEHVDDDALLARELVRVLKPGGILAVSVPDEYSEKVFWKLSKNYRTHAGGHVRIYERKRVVQLLRAAGLHPYAVRYRHSLETLYWLSHIAFWSDWGKQGPVTSVFRRALDSPRTRASRIVSALDDIGNRILPKSIVVYSRKPLGSNPWPSTNGFAAAPVTLEEETPHEFGTPEHMPGAIAPAGAGSSQAAPSAGSDDERDSVEVRAVPAPFAIEPPAAPSREPGAPPLSLHDELRIALSLRGEEQKRRLIEIMRSCRYALMKETQEMSGEQASTPWTADGRTMKEIIGHITGWERWTTSALQEIAAGSREPAIMSLSGYPVGIGRYGSIDAFNGARMAEARERPWADVLDDSATVFDDLLATIEATPASSLAHTAPFYWPDIGGTVPCGLYLLMVCAHHYQEEHLPEITGSQPATR